One region of Syntrophobacter fumaroxidans MPOB genomic DNA includes:
- a CDS encoding glycosyltransferase yields MVTVFVIVGCCVALAALLAVMSARWRRLASRESRVLLSGGGTGGHVNPALAIAEEIGNRDPNTRFLYVGVRGKAETVIVKRVGYPLVFVSTEGFPGFRPSLRSLRFFCRLSLGVLQSFFILFRFAPKWVIATGGYVSAPVIVAALVLRAFRLAPTRVYLHEQNSIPGQLNAVLGRWVDRVLLTFPQTLSFFPKNGVVVGYPIRHSISPKVREEALGNLSFTVPEGKRVVFAFGGSQGARTINRSLIDALRYLLPHRERLFIIHGTGLARTRDYDAAKDTEDRLNALLSEEERGLLEGFYTRQDYFHNIADVYSISDLIVCRSGAGSLNEISRMGKPALLIPKANLPGDHQVMNARTMKHAGAAEMLFEDTVMEDGNLIEKLDGRVLAEKILRLLNDSERLEAMAVRTGHFLRRHATQRIMSELYGDLSYNNGAGSESVPFKPLLGNQRVLQLLGRTYAGADGKYDPLAAVGDEDDLVYYRHRAAALLSNRAWQDRNLGVKLIGLTLYREKIPTLLDMLADRTPASRMKRLFGGDYEQVGFIRRNIVQALQVLDQFDPEIERHLLQAMKDPYFEVRSQACIAAAHFGKHLVGKETWLDALLEALHDNCFEVVTEAAKALGEVGVDHRASDVLLRLRESHYWQVRDAALKGLKRLLDRGIVSPSVSLMSDMSSFILTATDFRPHFTIKETYKTVRNCCNERLAGPSPVSAETSSKEAKRERQS; encoded by the coding sequence GTGGTCACAGTGTTTGTCATCGTTGGATGCTGCGTCGCACTTGCGGCGCTCCTGGCCGTTATGTCCGCCAGGTGGCGCCGGCTGGCCTCCCGCGAGAGCAGGGTGCTGCTCTCCGGGGGCGGCACCGGCGGACACGTCAACCCCGCCCTGGCGATTGCCGAGGAGATCGGGAACAGGGATCCGAACACGCGCTTTCTTTATGTCGGCGTTCGCGGGAAGGCGGAAACCGTCATTGTAAAGCGCGTGGGCTATCCGCTGGTATTCGTGTCAACCGAAGGGTTCCCGGGTTTCAGGCCTTCATTGCGTTCGTTGCGTTTTTTCTGCAGGCTCAGCCTCGGAGTTCTCCAGTCCTTTTTCATTCTCTTCCGGTTTGCGCCGAAGTGGGTGATTGCCACGGGAGGCTACGTCAGCGCCCCGGTCATTGTCGCCGCTCTTGTCCTGCGGGCGTTCAGACTGGCTCCGACCCGGGTGTACCTGCACGAACAGAACAGCATTCCCGGCCAGCTCAACGCCGTGCTGGGACGGTGGGTCGACCGGGTGCTCCTGACCTTTCCGCAGACCCTCTCCTTTTTCCCGAAAAACGGCGTGGTGGTGGGATATCCGATACGGCATTCCATTTCGCCCAAGGTTCGGGAAGAAGCACTGGGCAATCTGAGTTTCACAGTCCCCGAAGGCAAACGGGTGGTCTTCGCTTTCGGCGGTTCCCAAGGGGCCAGGACCATCAACCGTTCGTTGATCGATGCCCTCCGTTATCTCCTTCCCCATCGTGAACGGCTCTTCATCATCCATGGAACGGGTCTGGCCCGAACCCGGGACTACGACGCCGCAAAGGACACGGAAGACCGTCTCAACGCGCTCCTCTCCGAAGAGGAGAGAGGGTTGCTCGAGGGGTTTTACACCAGGCAGGACTACTTTCACAATATCGCCGACGTCTATTCCATCAGCGATCTGATCGTCTGCCGGAGCGGTGCGGGCAGCCTCAACGAAATATCCCGGATGGGAAAGCCGGCGCTGCTCATTCCCAAAGCCAACCTGCCCGGCGATCACCAGGTGATGAACGCGCGCACAATGAAGCATGCGGGGGCCGCCGAGATGCTGTTCGAAGACACGGTCATGGAGGACGGGAACCTCATCGAGAAACTCGACGGCAGGGTCCTTGCGGAAAAGATCCTCCGCCTCCTGAACGATTCAGAACGGCTGGAGGCCATGGCGGTCAGGACCGGGCACTTCCTTAGGCGTCACGCCACGCAGCGGATCATGAGCGAGCTTTATGGAGACCTGAGCTACAACAACGGCGCCGGTTCCGAATCGGTACCGTTCAAGCCGCTCCTGGGCAATCAGCGCGTCCTGCAACTCCTCGGCAGGACCTACGCCGGGGCCGACGGCAAGTACGATCCGCTCGCTGCCGTGGGGGACGAAGACGACCTGGTGTACTACCGGCACAGGGCCGCGGCCCTGCTCAGCAACAGGGCCTGGCAGGATCGCAACCTGGGCGTCAAATTGATCGGGCTGACCCTGTACCGGGAGAAGATACCGACGCTTCTGGACATGCTGGCCGACAGGACCCCGGCATCCCGAATGAAACGACTGTTCGGAGGGGACTACGAGCAGGTCGGCTTCATCCGGAGAAACATCGTGCAGGCGCTTCAAGTACTGGACCAGTTCGATCCGGAGATCGAACGGCATCTTCTGCAGGCAATGAAGGACCCCTATTTCGAAGTACGCAGCCAGGCGTGCATCGCCGCCGCCCACTTCGGCAAACACCTCGTCGGCAAGGAGACCTGGCTGGATGCGCTGCTCGAAGCCCTGCACGACAACTGTTTCGAAGTCGTCACGGAAGCTGCGAAAGCCCTGGGGGAGGTGGGGGTCGACCACCGAGCCTCCGATGTGCTGCTCAGGCTGAGGGAATCGCACTACTGGCAGGTTCGGGACGCCGCGCTCAAAGGGCTCAAACGCCTCCTCGACCGGGGAATCGTCAGCCCGTCCGTGTCGCTCATGAGCGACATGTCGTCTTTCATTTTGACGGCCACTGACTTTCGGCCGCATTTCACGATCAAGGAAACCTACAAAACGGTCCGGAATTGCTGCAACGAGAGGCTTGCCGGGCCGTCCCCGGTCTCCGCGGAAACGTCCTCCAAGGAGGCCAAAAGGGAACGGCAGTCATGA
- a CDS encoding AAA family ATPase, whose translation MGFTIALGGKGGSGKTTVAGLLIHHMIRKGMKPVLAIDADPNANLNDVLGVMLNGTLSDAREMMKKDVPPGMTKDVFMEMKMEQALVEGDGFDLIAMGMPEGPGCYCAANNLLSQLIDRLIGNYDYLVVDNEAGMEHFSRLTQKDIDLLVLVSDPSRRGLTAACRIAALVRVLPMKVKEILLVVNRLEKEPPSWPAEVVETFGPERIASLPSDPLLADFDMQGKPAVTLPEDAPIVKATARLFEQLTGLC comes from the coding sequence TTGGGCTTTACCATAGCTCTGGGCGGAAAGGGTGGTTCCGGCAAGACCACCGTTGCCGGACTCCTGATTCACCACATGATCCGAAAAGGCATGAAACCGGTCCTGGCCATCGACGCGGACCCGAACGCCAACCTCAATGACGTTCTTGGGGTGATGCTGAACGGAACGCTTTCGGATGCCCGGGAAATGATGAAGAAAGACGTTCCTCCGGGAATGACCAAAGACGTTTTCATGGAAATGAAAATGGAACAGGCCCTGGTGGAAGGGGACGGGTTCGATCTGATCGCCATGGGCATGCCCGAAGGGCCGGGATGTTACTGCGCCGCGAACAACCTTTTGAGCCAGTTGATCGACCGCCTGATCGGCAATTACGACTATCTCGTGGTGGATAACGAAGCGGGCATGGAACATTTCAGCCGACTGACCCAGAAGGATATCGACCTGCTCGTCCTGGTTTCCGACCCGAGCCGGCGAGGCTTGACGGCCGCGTGCCGGATTGCGGCCCTGGTGCGCGTCCTCCCCATGAAGGTGAAAGAAATCCTGCTTGTGGTCAACCGACTGGAAAAGGAGCCGCCGTCCTGGCCCGCGGAAGTCGTTGAAACCTTCGGCCCGGAACGTATCGCGAGCCTGCCTTCAGACCCTCTTCTGGCCGACTTCGACATGCAGGGGAAGCCCGCGGTCACTCTGCCGGAAGATGCCCCCATCGTGAAGGCGACCGCTCGTCTTTTCGAGCAGTTGACCGGGCTTTGTTAG
- the purD gene encoding phosphoribosylamine--glycine ligase codes for MRVLVIGSGGRDHAIAWKFAQSPRVKQVFVAHGNAGIAGIATCVNAKTIEEMADFAEKERIDLTFVGPEKPLSEGIVDLFESRGMKIIGPCRKASRLESSKCDTKVLLEQLGIPVPEFAVFADANEARGHVRKTGYPVVVKADGLAAGKGALVCDTVEDAEEAIRLIMEERIFGDAGARVDIERRLYGRELSFFCFTDGYTLLPMVAAQDYKRARDNDEGKNTGGMGAYSPHPWLDEHLVETIMSRVAEPLIKGIRERHGIVYRGILYLGLMLTGEGKNVTPHVLEINIRLGDPEAQVILPRLETDLVDVCEAILEGRLDRIKPVWDDHYRLCLIATSGRTKGKKGWYKGYPDRYKIGLPIHGVEDVAPGCLVFHSGTERDGSGQLITTGGRVLCIISKGKTLSEAREIALNEMRKVSFEGLYYRSDIGRE; via the coding sequence ATGAGAGTGCTGGTGATTGGCAGCGGCGGAAGAGATCATGCGATTGCCTGGAAGTTCGCGCAGAGCCCGCGAGTCAAACAGGTTTTCGTCGCGCACGGGAATGCCGGTATCGCCGGGATCGCCACGTGCGTGAATGCAAAAACCATCGAAGAGATGGCCGATTTTGCCGAAAAGGAACGGATCGACCTGACTTTCGTGGGACCCGAGAAGCCCTTGTCCGAAGGCATCGTGGATCTGTTCGAGAGCCGGGGCATGAAGATCATCGGCCCCTGCAGGAAGGCGAGCCGGCTCGAATCGAGCAAATGCGATACGAAGGTTCTGCTCGAACAACTCGGCATCCCCGTTCCGGAATTCGCCGTCTTCGCCGACGCCAATGAGGCAAGAGGCCACGTTCGCAAGACCGGGTATCCGGTGGTGGTGAAGGCGGACGGGCTCGCCGCAGGAAAGGGCGCCTTGGTCTGCGATACGGTGGAGGACGCCGAGGAAGCCATCCGCCTGATCATGGAAGAGCGCATCTTCGGCGATGCCGGAGCCCGGGTCGATATCGAGCGGCGCCTTTACGGGAGGGAGCTTTCGTTCTTCTGCTTCACGGACGGCTACACCCTTCTGCCCATGGTCGCGGCCCAGGATTACAAGCGAGCTCGGGACAACGACGAAGGGAAGAACACCGGCGGCATGGGGGCCTATTCGCCGCACCCATGGCTGGACGAGCACTTGGTCGAGACCATCATGAGCAGGGTTGCGGAACCGCTCATCAAAGGAATTCGGGAACGACACGGCATCGTTTATCGGGGAATCCTCTATCTCGGGCTCATGCTCACCGGCGAAGGGAAGAATGTTACGCCGCACGTCCTGGAAATCAACATCCGCCTGGGAGATCCTGAAGCCCAGGTCATCTTGCCGCGTCTCGAGACGGATCTCGTCGACGTGTGCGAAGCCATCCTCGAAGGCCGCCTCGATCGGATAAAGCCCGTCTGGGACGATCACTACCGGCTCTGCCTGATTGCAACCAGCGGGCGCACGAAGGGCAAGAAGGGCTGGTACAAGGGCTACCCGGACCGCTACAAAATAGGGCTGCCCATACACGGTGTGGAAGACGTCGCCCCCGGGTGCCTGGTCTTCCACTCCGGCACGGAGCGCGACGGATCGGGACAGTTGATCACCACGGGAGGGCGGGTCCTGTGCATCATCAGCAAAGGAAAGACCCTCTCCGAAGCGCGGGAAATCGCCTTGAACGAAATGCGGAAAGTCTCCTTCGAGGGACTTTATTATCGGAGCGATATCGGCAGGGAATAA
- a CDS encoding carbohydrate porin codes for MRTFILLVAAVFLSVLAGNAFGVEHAEGSGFESPPGKVGASDADGKRTEKTQPGPGEGASEAQESKTEERRPHLPEIKEEVEEKKTFEIHGGLVGFYQGAAAGRIGGREIDPDSSSGFGVAADLQVTYRPPVPVFENGRFFMRVHAGTQKGADKNLEDNLFANLNTIADNSNELQRPFDKVFWLPEAYYAHEFAGGKLTVVAGKTEPVVFVDNNAFANNPNSQFVGKPFVNNPVFNSEDEFAPLAAVTYTPVESISVTALGVASSHPNAPWERDQKSIYSRIFDQPLVAAQLAYSPKFGELQGNYRVYYWNAGYHHENSAGDTSPDGWGVGVSCDQQLTEWLGLFARLAYSSRDAYDTDWFWSAGANLKGIVPSRDKDELGIGIAGLKGVVAPHNDGTELHAELYYRIYFNEYFALTPDVQYVANPLGDSRNDGVFAGMLRLEYSF; via the coding sequence ATGAGGACATTCATCCTGTTGGTGGCTGCGGTGTTTCTGTCCGTTTTGGCCGGCAATGCATTCGGCGTTGAACATGCGGAAGGGAGCGGGTTTGAATCGCCTCCCGGGAAGGTCGGCGCTTCCGACGCGGATGGGAAGCGGACCGAAAAGACTCAACCGGGACCGGGTGAAGGCGCATCGGAAGCACAGGAATCAAAGACCGAAGAGAGGAGGCCCCACCTGCCCGAAATCAAGGAGGAGGTCGAGGAAAAAAAGACCTTTGAAATCCATGGCGGGCTGGTGGGTTTCTACCAGGGCGCGGCGGCGGGCAGAATCGGAGGCCGGGAGATCGACCCGGACAGTTCGTCGGGTTTCGGCGTCGCCGCGGATCTCCAGGTGACCTACAGGCCGCCCGTTCCGGTTTTTGAAAACGGTCGATTTTTCATGCGGGTGCACGCCGGCACGCAGAAGGGAGCGGACAAGAACCTGGAGGACAACCTCTTCGCCAATTTGAACACCATAGCGGACAACAGCAATGAACTCCAACGGCCGTTCGACAAGGTGTTCTGGCTGCCCGAAGCGTACTACGCCCATGAGTTTGCCGGCGGCAAGCTCACCGTGGTCGCGGGCAAGACCGAACCGGTGGTGTTTGTAGACAACAACGCGTTTGCCAACAATCCGAATTCCCAGTTCGTCGGGAAACCCTTCGTCAACAATCCCGTGTTCAACAGCGAGGATGAATTCGCCCCCCTGGCGGCGGTCACGTACACGCCGGTCGAGAGTATATCCGTTACGGCCCTCGGAGTGGCGTCGAGTCATCCGAATGCACCCTGGGAAAGAGATCAGAAAAGCATCTACTCGCGCATCTTCGATCAGCCGCTCGTTGCGGCTCAACTGGCCTATTCACCCAAGTTCGGAGAGTTGCAGGGCAACTACAGGGTCTATTACTGGAACGCCGGTTATCATCACGAAAATTCGGCGGGGGACACCAGCCCGGATGGCTGGGGGGTGGGAGTCAGTTGTGACCAGCAGCTCACCGAATGGCTGGGCCTTTTTGCCAGGCTGGCCTACAGCAGCCGGGACGCTTACGATACGGACTGGTTCTGGTCGGCCGGAGCAAATCTCAAGGGGATCGTTCCGTCCAGAGACAAAGACGAACTGGGCATAGGCATTGCGGGATTGAAGGGGGTGGTCGCTCCCCACAACGACGGCACCGAGCTCCACGCCGAATTGTACTACAGGATTTACTTCAACGAATATTTCGCCCTCACTCCGGACGTTCAGTACGTTGCCAATCCCCTGGGCGACAGCCGCAACGACGGTGTGTTCGCCGGGATGCTGCGCCTGGAGTATTCGTTCTAG
- a CDS encoding L-threonylcarbamoyladenylate synthase, whose translation MEPLLTGADTLIWRVGTNRSETEVVEAATSLLTRGGIVVYPTETFYGLGGNPLSPATVAAIFAIKKREREKALPLIASGIQAVREWVEEFPALAERLAAAFWPGPLTLILRAVHRLPPQVHASTGKIAIRVSSHPVARALAASLGGLIVSTSANFTGQRACRTLAEIPIELVRQVDGVIDAGRLPGSLPSTIVDVTGGSPLLVREGCVPFMEIERAAAL comes from the coding sequence ATGGAGCCGTTACTCACCGGGGCGGACACCCTCATCTGGAGGGTCGGAACGAATCGCTCCGAAACCGAGGTCGTCGAAGCGGCCACTTCCCTGCTCACCCGCGGAGGAATTGTGGTCTATCCGACGGAGACCTTTTACGGCCTGGGTGGGAATCCGTTATCACCCGCGACCGTGGCCGCAATATTCGCCATCAAGAAGAGGGAACGGGAAAAGGCCCTTCCGTTGATTGCATCCGGCATTCAGGCTGTTAGGGAATGGGTCGAGGAATTTCCGGCCCTGGCGGAGAGACTCGCCGCCGCTTTCTGGCCCGGGCCGCTGACCCTGATCCTGAGGGCGGTGCATCGCCTGCCGCCCCAGGTCCATGCTTCCACGGGAAAGATCGCAATCCGGGTTTCCTCTCACCCCGTTGCCAGAGCGCTCGCAGCTTCACTCGGAGGACTGATCGTCTCGACCAGCGCAAACTTCACGGGACAGCGGGCGTGCAGAACTCTCGCGGAAATACCGATTGAATTGGTGAGGCAGGTCGACGGCGTGATCGACGCCGGCCGTCTGCCGGGGAGCCTTCCTTCCACCATCGTCGACGTGACCGGCGGATCCCCCTTGCTGGTGCGTGAAGGATGTGTTCCTTTCATGGAGATTGAACGCGCCGCGGCGCTTTGA
- the mraY gene encoding phospho-N-acetylmuramoyl-pentapeptide-transferase yields MIYHLCNFLIPLSDFFSFCRLVNYISFRAIVAALTSVIFIFLFSRRFILFVHRRCLLDQVRETGVHSAFDKSGTPTMGGVLIIGAVLFSMIVWGSWDSPFLLASVGGMLWFGILGFCDDFSKVKMRSGDKGLSERAKLILQGLFAAAFAWFCVGPLAPLGPKLATSLYVPFYKYPLMDLGPYLYGIFIFLFVIFVSNAVNITDGLDGLAITPALFVAAVLGIFAYVEGNRIYSAYLYYPYLRGAGELTVFGAAFVGAGLGFLWYNAYPAQIFMGDTGSLAIGGTMAVMSVLLKQEMLFPLLGGLFIAEALTSQIQDKIGVRWVGRRIFFRAPLHHDLQHKGIAETKVVIRLWIVAGILALISLATLKLR; encoded by the coding sequence ATGATCTATCACCTGTGCAACTTTCTGATTCCGTTGTCCGATTTCTTCTCCTTCTGCCGGCTGGTGAACTATATCAGCTTTCGGGCGATTGTCGCGGCGCTGACCTCGGTGATTTTCATCTTCCTGTTCAGCCGTCGTTTCATCCTGTTCGTACATCGGCGCTGTCTCCTGGACCAGGTCCGGGAAACGGGAGTCCACTCCGCCTTCGACAAGAGCGGCACGCCGACCATGGGCGGCGTGCTCATCATCGGGGCCGTTCTCTTTTCAATGATCGTCTGGGGAAGCTGGGACAGTCCCTTCCTGCTCGCTTCCGTCGGTGGAATGCTCTGGTTCGGCATTCTGGGTTTCTGCGACGATTTTTCGAAGGTGAAGATGAGAAGCGGAGACAAAGGCCTGTCGGAGCGCGCCAAGCTCATCTTGCAGGGATTGTTCGCCGCGGCGTTCGCCTGGTTTTGCGTCGGACCGCTCGCGCCCCTCGGCCCCAAGCTGGCCACGAGCCTTTATGTTCCCTTTTACAAGTATCCCCTGATGGACCTGGGGCCCTACCTTTACGGCATCTTCATCTTTTTGTTCGTGATTTTTGTATCCAATGCGGTCAACATAACCGACGGCCTCGACGGACTCGCCATCACGCCGGCTCTTTTCGTGGCGGCCGTGCTCGGTATTTTCGCCTATGTCGAGGGCAACCGGATCTATTCGGCATACCTGTACTATCCGTACCTGAGAGGAGCGGGAGAGCTGACCGTGTTCGGAGCCGCTTTTGTTGGAGCCGGCCTGGGGTTTCTTTGGTATAATGCCTATCCGGCACAGATTTTCATGGGGGATACCGGTTCGCTGGCAATCGGGGGCACCATGGCGGTCATGTCGGTTCTGCTGAAACAGGAAATGCTGTTCCCTTTGCTCGGAGGGCTCTTCATCGCGGAAGCCCTCACCAGCCAGATCCAGGACAAGATCGGGGTGCGATGGGTGGGGCGCCGGATCTTTTTCCGCGCGCCGCTGCATCACGATCTGCAACATAAAGGCATCGCCGAGACGAAAGTGGTGATTCGCCTTTGGATTGTGGCCGGAATCCTCGCGCTCATCTCACTCGCCACGTTGAAACTCCGCTGA
- a CDS encoding energy-coupling factor ABC transporter permease — MHMADALISPAVGGAMWIASAGLTVYSARKLKEDIHENRVPLMGVLGAFVFAAQMINFTIPATGSSGHLGGGMILAILLGPYAAFLSMASILTVQALFFADGGLLALGCNIFNLGFFPCFIAYPLIYRKIAGAEPTQRRILAGTLLSAVIGLQLGALGVVLETLFSGVSELPFGTFLLLMQPIHLAIGIVEGFVTAAVVTFVWKARPEILQLSASSPAPAGRSFRGVLATLIALTVLTGGILSWFASANPDGLEWAMFRTAGKEELEAPQGGVHSLLAGLQERTSFLPDYGFAKPEKTEPSKEGSGEAHGTPAEEEPWPAVSAGTSFSGLIGGALTMLLAGLIGFILRRFQPRG, encoded by the coding sequence ATGCACATGGCGGATGCGTTGATTTCTCCGGCTGTCGGCGGCGCGATGTGGATCGCCTCGGCGGGTCTCACCGTCTATAGCGCAAGAAAGCTCAAGGAAGACATCCACGAGAACAGGGTCCCTCTCATGGGAGTCCTCGGGGCTTTCGTTTTCGCCGCCCAGATGATCAACTTCACAATTCCGGCCACCGGTTCCAGCGGCCATCTGGGAGGCGGCATGATCCTGGCGATCCTGCTCGGACCGTACGCAGCCTTTCTCTCCATGGCGTCCATACTCACCGTTCAGGCCTTGTTTTTCGCAGACGGCGGCCTGCTCGCCCTGGGATGCAACATATTCAATCTCGGCTTCTTCCCCTGTTTCATCGCCTACCCTCTCATTTACAGGAAGATCGCCGGAGCGGAGCCGACTCAGCGCCGCATCCTTGCAGGGACACTTCTTTCCGCCGTGATCGGGCTCCAGTTGGGAGCCTTGGGAGTGGTTCTCGAAACGCTGTTTTCCGGGGTCTCGGAATTGCCGTTCGGCACGTTCCTGCTCCTGATGCAGCCCATCCATCTCGCCATAGGAATCGTTGAGGGGTTTGTAACCGCGGCCGTCGTCACCTTCGTGTGGAAGGCACGTCCCGAAATCCTGCAATTGAGCGCATCTTCCCCCGCGCCGGCAGGCAGGTCCTTCAGGGGAGTCCTCGCGACTCTGATCGCGCTCACCGTCCTGACGGGCGGCATCCTCTCCTGGTTTGCTTCAGCCAATCCGGACGGATTGGAATGGGCCATGTTCCGCACCGCGGGCAAGGAAGAGCTCGAGGCCCCTCAGGGAGGAGTACACTCGCTGCTGGCCGGCCTCCAGGAGCGGACTTCTTTCCTGCCCGACTACGGCTTCGCGAAACCGGAAAAGACGGAGCCGTCAAAGGAAGGCAGCGGAGAGGCTCACGGAACACCAGCAGAGGAGGAACCCTGGCCCGCCGTCAGTGCCGGGACCTCCTTTTCCGGCCTCATTGGAGGAGCTCTGACCATGCTCCTGGCCGGTTTGATCGGATTCATCCTTAGAAGATTCCAACCGAGGGGCTGA
- the purE gene encoding 5-(carboxyamino)imidazole ribonucleotide mutase, whose product MTGRAGNPRVGILMGSESDLSVMESAFRILDDFEVPYEVRILSAHRSPDETARYADSAGQRGVQVLIAGAGWAAHLAGVVASRTTLPVIGVPIDSSPLQGMDALLATVQMPPGIPVATMCIGRGGALNAALFALQILALNDRTLDGKLKAYRVRMTEEVLGDRNSKLTEYLANRKQEGTA is encoded by the coding sequence ATGACCGGAAGAGCCGGCAATCCCAGAGTCGGAATCCTGATGGGGAGCGAGTCCGATCTTTCCGTGATGGAAAGCGCTTTCCGTATCCTGGACGACTTCGAAGTCCCCTACGAAGTGCGCATTCTTTCCGCCCACCGCTCACCGGATGAAACCGCCCGGTATGCCGACAGCGCCGGGCAGCGCGGCGTGCAGGTCCTGATCGCGGGCGCGGGATGGGCTGCTCACCTGGCCGGCGTGGTGGCGTCCCGAACCACTTTGCCGGTGATTGGAGTCCCCATCGATTCTTCGCCCCTGCAGGGTATGGACGCTCTTCTGGCAACCGTCCAGATGCCGCCGGGGATACCCGTTGCGACCATGTGCATCGGCAGAGGGGGTGCGCTCAATGCGGCCCTTTTCGCCTTGCAGATCCTGGCGCTCAACGATCGAACCCTCGACGGGAAGCTCAAGGCTTACCGCGTGCGGATGACGGAGGAGGTCCTGGGAGACAGGAATTCGAAACTCACTGAATACCTGGCCAATCGAAAGCAGGAAGGAACCGCCTGA
- a CDS encoding ketopantoate reductase family protein: MHILILGAGAMGSLLGARLSGTSATVSLLSTNREHIRAVSGDGLVIEELDGSIVPYRLSAFHSPRDVPGTADLVIVMVKSYATRDAVGSITDCCGASTVFLTLQNGIGNWENIAAVVDRKKVLVGSTAQGSTLVRPGRIRHGGNGATFIGEIGVPASERVREIVELFRSAGLVTEPSDHVERLIWEKLMVNAGINAITALTGIRNGVIADFASASSICRAAVEEALPVARAKGFEMGPETVDRVLSVARATAINRSSMGQDVDRKKRTEIDAINGAIVAFGEQCGIPTPVNRTLTGLVKTLEASYLGKS; this comes from the coding sequence ATGCACATTCTGATCCTGGGAGCAGGGGCGATGGGGAGCCTGCTGGGGGCGCGCCTGTCGGGAACCTCGGCGACGGTGAGCCTTCTCAGCACGAACCGGGAACACATCCGGGCCGTGAGCGGGGACGGTCTGGTCATAGAGGAGCTGGACGGCTCCATTGTCCCGTACCGGTTGTCCGCATTCCACAGCCCTCGAGACGTTCCCGGAACGGCCGACCTGGTGATCGTGATGGTCAAGAGCTATGCGACTCGGGACGCGGTCGGAAGCATAACGGACTGCTGCGGCGCTTCGACCGTCTTTCTCACTCTTCAGAACGGGATCGGCAACTGGGAGAATATTGCGGCCGTCGTCGACCGCAAAAAGGTCCTGGTCGGAAGCACCGCCCAGGGGTCCACCCTGGTCCGGCCGGGAAGAATCCGCCACGGAGGAAACGGGGCCACGTTCATCGGAGAAATCGGAGTGCCCGCCTCCGAACGGGTCCGGGAGATCGTGGAGCTGTTCCGCTCGGCGGGTCTCGTGACGGAACCCAGCGATCACGTCGAGCGATTGATCTGGGAAAAGCTCATGGTCAACGCCGGAATCAACGCCATCACCGCCCTGACCGGAATCCGCAACGGGGTCATCGCCGACTTTGCGTCGGCATCCTCCATCTGCCGGGCAGCCGTCGAAGAGGCCCTGCCCGTGGCTCGCGCCAAAGGATTCGAGATGGGACCGGAGACCGTCGACCGCGTCCTCTCGGTGGCCCGGGCCACAGCCATCAACCGCTCTTCCATGGGACAGGACGTCGACCGGAAAAAGCGCACGGAGATCGACGCCATCAACGGGGCCATCGTCGCATTCGGGGAGCAGTGCGGTATTCCCACCCCTGTCAACCGTACCCTGACGGGGTTGGTCAAGACGCTGGAAGCGAGCTACCTCGGCAAATCTTGA
- a CDS encoding YidH family protein: MILKIIGRLGEYVRNRCASLRSFVLTRHNHETEGGFPAGPPFTDKNTFYAWQRNHMANERTFLSWCRTGLSLIAFGFVIERFDILIREMQIFVSRPGLRPGGTRYIGLTAFTLGAVIVLLAGWRFFYIRRHINRGEAEFSVLPDIFLMAAVFATVVATFVFFAFAF; encoded by the coding sequence ATGATCCTCAAAATCATCGGACGTCTCGGGGAATACGTCCGGAATCGCTGCGCATCGCTCAGGTCTTTTGTTCTCACGCGGCACAATCATGAGACGGAAGGCGGGTTTCCCGCCGGTCCCCCGTTTACGGACAAGAACACGTTTTATGCCTGGCAGCGCAACCACATGGCAAACGAGCGCACGTTTCTGTCCTGGTGCCGCACCGGCCTGTCGCTGATTGCCTTCGGCTTCGTCATCGAACGCTTCGACATCCTGATCCGGGAAATGCAGATCTTCGTATCCCGTCCGGGCTTGAGGCCCGGAGGCACACGATACATCGGCCTGACGGCATTCACCCTGGGCGCCGTCATCGTTTTGCTTGCGGGGTGGCGCTTTTTCTACATTCGAAGGCACATCAACCGTGGTGAGGCCGAGTTTTCCGTTCTTCCCGACATCTTCCTGATGGCTGCCGTGTTCGCAACCGTGGTGGCAACTTTCGTGTTCTTCGCCTTCGCCTTCTGA